The window AGTCAAGTCTTACGCCAAGTCGTTGGATGCGATTGACTATGTTATCCAAGCCTGTGAGAAACAGGCCCGTGCAATTAAAGCATCGACTAGTAAGTGGACGATGGATGAAACGGGCCAGATGAAAAACGATTCTCAGGCGGATGATGGAAAGCCCTTGACACCCATCAGCATGGAAGACCCAAAATTGGTCGACCTGCCCCACCGCCAGCCCAAGTATATGGAGGGTCATTGTACCATGAAGCCCTTCCAACGGTATGGGCTAAACTGGATGCGTCTGTTGCACAAATTGGACTGCGGTGGAATTTTGGCAGACGACATGGGCTTGGGAAAGACATGCCAAGTCATCTCACTCATGTGCTCCGTTGTCGAGGACTACGAGAAGGGGAAAATGAAAGGCGACCGGCCATGGCCCAACCTCATCTTCGTGCCGCCCTCGACTTTGGCCAACTGGGCTGCAGAGTTCAAAAGATTCGCCCCGGACATCAATGTCATCACATACCAAGGCCCCCAAGCCACCCGTGATGACATTGCGGAGGAGATCCAAGATGATCCGGAAGCCTATCATGTTGTTCTAACGAGCTACTCGCAGCTCTCGCGGCCAGACGACATTTCCAATCTTCGACGCATCCAGCCAAAGATTGCCGTCTTTGACGAAGGTCACAAGATGAAGAATCCCAAGACGAAGCTCTACAGGGATCTGCTACGCATCACGGCCGACTGGCGGTTGATTCTGTCGGGCACGCCTGTTCAAAACAACCTCATGGAAATGATTGCCCTCCTGCGCTTTGTGGAACCTAAGCTGTTTTCAGAGCACTTTGAAACGCTGGAGGCGTTGTTCAGCCAAAAGTTCTCTCTGGCGGACGTCTCCAAGGGCGCAATCTTGGCCAGCGAGCGGGTACCCCGTGCCAGGACCATTCTCGAGCCATTTATCCTCCAACGCCGAAAGGAGCAGGTGCTCCAAGACATGCCCCAGAAGACGACAAGGGTCGAGTATTGCAAGATGGACAAGACACAGGCCAGTATCTATGAGGACTATGCGAGAAGATTTAGGAAGTCGGCAACATCTCAATCTTCTCAGACCGTCGTTGCGGAAAAGGGCAGGGACAATGATACCAACAACGTTTGGATCCAGTTGAGAAAGTCGGCTATCCATCCGCAGCTGTTCAGACGCTActtcaaggacaaggatgTGGAGGAAATGGCCAAGGTGCTGATGAAGAGAATACCACAGTCGGAGCTCAAGCAGCCTAATCTCGGGCACCTGACGAATGAACTCAAGGCGCTGTCGGATTTTGAGCTTCATTTGTGGTGCAGAGATTACAAGTGCATCAGGTCGTTTGACTTGCCAGATGGGTCCTGGGGAGAGTGTGCCAAGGTGAAGAgcttgttgaagttgatTAGGGGGTATCAGAAGAACGGAGACCGGGCCTTGGTTTTCACGAGGTTTGCCAAGGTTATTGAGATTCTGGGAGAATGCCTGGCTAGTGAAGGGGTGGAGTACCTCAGTCTTCAAGGAAACACTGATGTCAGCGAGCGACAGGAACTGATCAACCAGTTCAACGCCGACCCGACGATCCCGGTGTTCCTGCTAACGACGGGATCGGGAGGTACCGGTATCAACCTGACGGCGGCCAACAAAGTCATCATTTTTGATCAGAGCGACAATCCGCAAGACGATATTCAGGCGGAGAATCGGGCGCATCGTTTGGGTCAGACGAGGCCGGTTGAGATTGTCAGGTTGATTAGcgaggggacggtggaggagctggtttACAAGGCGTgccagaagaagctggagctCGCGAATAAGGTGACGGGCTGGAGCGCTGGACTGGATGCGGCGGCTGGATTGGAGATGACTTCTGGACAGATGGAGGCAgaggtgaaggagatgatgaagaagggggggacgCCCCCAAGTAGTGATtaggggtggggggtgtggtATGGTCAGCATTAGCCTGGTGTTTTGTGATTCGATTAGAGGAATGGGACGGCTGCGTGTTTAGAGGGGGGTTTATACAGGTGGTTTTTGTCGTTGGTGTTCTGGCGATGATGGggacagaaaacaaaacatcgTCGTTATGTGTGGGCATGGGAACGGTGGCATGTTGAGGTATTGTGCGAATAATGGGCTGTCATACATGGGGCGATTACAATAAAATATAGGTTATTTAGGGCCCGAACCAATCAAGACATAGATTAATCAACTGATAGTTACACCATGACAACATCTTCATGTTTTGAGATCATGATTTGAGATGCAGATTCCTTCGGCTGCAGGAACCGAGaactggtgatggggtgacCCTTGTACAAGACCAATCGGGAATCGGGAATCGGGATATGGGAATTTGGGGAAGCGGGGATAAGCGACAACTGCAAGCACTTGTGCGGAAAAGTGGGGGTTTGTGGCTTTCACATGCTTGATTCAACGTTGTCTGACAAGGGATGGGAAAATGTGATTGTGGGGATATTTGTTCCTGTTCGCCTCAGGGCGGCCGAGTTGGGTGACCGTCACGAGCTAGGTTTTCCGGCGTGGTTTCGGTTTTGGGAACTTGGTTTTTAGTTATTGACAGGTTAAcgctcctccctcgccctttttttccttttttcttttttcttttttttttttgttttttcgtTTGTTATTTTGTTGGATTGGTGTTTTTTCCCCATGGTAACTTGAACGCGCGCGTGCCACAAAAGACTGATTAATTACTCCGTGTATGGCGTAGGAAAGGGttgttgggatttgggagacTTcgcaagaaaaagaagggaaatGGCGTTTCAGTGGTTCGTCGGTTTGTTGGGGGCGGTGTACACCATTTTGTTGTCGTCTCTGTTTGGGACTGGGAGTGCCGATTCTGGTCCGGATGCGAGGATACGGTTTGAAGAGgtagagcagcagcagcagccaacaggcacggctggtggtggtaaacgtcccaacaacacccgtcatcatcatcaacaccacggAAGGGGGCCAAAGCTGTTTTTGTTGTCGGCGTGGGACATGCTGCTTGACGTGCTCTCTTTTTGGCGGCAGGTATgtctcccccaaccctcaccctaTCCGTTATTTTCAGATCTAACCAACTGTTGATGATGTATAGAAAATCATAACCCActacaccaaccccaccccccttacCCTCtacctctccgccctccacTCCGCCAGAACGTTTGaacagtgggaggaggcggcgctCAATCTGGATACGTTGCTCGGGCTGGACCTCTGGAGGAACAACCCTGTCTCTTCGCACTACGACTTCAAGCTGATCAACGAGCGGCTGGTGAGTATTGAGATTgcgagggagacgggggacGTGCACTCGCTGGTTAACCTGCTGAGGAGTGGCTTGGTGAGGAACTTGGGGAATATCACCGCCACGAAGCTGTACAACCGGGCGTTTGCGGGGACAAAGTTTTTGATTGAGGAGTATGTTAGGGctgtggcggagggggtggaggatattGGGAGCTTGCCTTCGCCGGGGGAGACGTCGGCGGTGGGGtatgttgttgatggtggtaggGGGGTTccaaggggtggtggtgtcgcGAGGCAGGGGCATCATGTTAGTTTTGAGGATAATAATGGGGAGAGTAGCaccggtggggaggggagcagtAGCGGTAGGGAGAAGAGGCAGACGCTTAGTGTGATGACGACAAGGGGGGAGAGTACTGCCGCCGGAGGGGGGAATGGGACGCCAAAGGTGGACTGGGGGGGTCTGAGTGTTGCTAGCCCCCCGGGCGGTAGTCATTTGcctgagggggggaggatggttgCTACCATGTCTACGCAGGCGAAGCTGGATTTTATACATGATACGAGACAGGCTTTTGGGAGGACGGCGTTGGTTTTGCAAGGGGGTGCGATTTTCGGTTTGTGTCacttgggggtggtgaaagctttgtttttgagggggCTGTTGCCGAGGATTATTGTGGGCACGGCGACAGGGGCGTTGATTGCTGCGTTGGTGGCGGTTCAttccgaggaggagctgccgAGGGTGCtgaagggggatgggattgaCCTGAGCGCGTTTGCGAAGCAGGGGCAGGATCCGGTCAAGCATAAcaaggggttgagggagtcGATGTGGTCGAGGTGGGCTAcgctggtgaggagggtgcgGAGGTTTAGGAGGGAGGGCTATTTTCTGGATgtgaaggtgttggaggagtgTATAAAGAGTAACATTGGGGATTTGACTTTTGAGGAGGCGTATCATCGGAGCAAGAGGGTGCTGAACATCACGGTTGCTACGGCTGGGCATGGGGGTGTGCCGACGTTGTTGAATTACTTGACGGCTCCTAACGTGGTATGTACTGCCCTTTTCACCCAAAGTCATGAGCATGGCTAACATCCACAGCTAATCTGgaccgccgccgtcgcctccaacgcctccacACCCACCTTCTACGGCCACCGTCAAACCAAGATCCTCTGCAAAGACTCCCAAGGCAACATCGTCCCCTGGAAGCCCGCCAACGAAGTCGACTTCAACCACTGGACCAACGCCTCCTACACCGAGCAAgaatcccccctcctccgtaTCGCCGAGCTCTTCAACGTGAACCACTTCATCGTCAGCCAAGCCCGCCCCTacctcatccccttcctccaaagCGACATGCACGGCCCCTCCATGGTCGAAACCCGCAACAAGACCATGTCTGGCATGGCCTTCATCATGCGCATGGTCGGCCTCGAGCTCCGacaccgcctccgccagcTCGACACGCTCCAACTGCTCCCGGCGGGTATCCGTCGGTTCC is drawn from Podospora pseudocomata strain CBS 415.72m chromosome 1 map unlocalized CBS415.72m_1, whole genome shotgun sequence and contains these coding sequences:
- the FUN30 gene encoding DNA-dependent ATPase fun30 (EggNog:ENOG503NVEK; COG:B), whose protein sequence is MEFSSSPPTTTRRRGLAFDDIEDDDIVSESPYFTQPTQIMDKPSIRPMSVVPSSPRSIIEVPASSPLRPQPVAPRIGGRLASAMAPPGTSFKPPASRTVSTASKKRDFVQISDGELDAPIYVGGDSSDEDAERTRGDIRPSSFQRKEPSISVSTSSTSLALKAQVAAKSNQNTQESNGSTSNRHGLQKDWASLSPSSPSSDESLESLRKPSPPKQPARRRLVQGRRPGRQASPESSPVKPVEKPRKQAKVIDLVSDDDDRDEDFDSTKAKGRRSSPQDAEDDEDEEASSEFDARVLQYLNTCDVVQLVAIAGVKEDTAKVMVSHQPFKDLEHARRVTLAHKKKGKKSAKLSVGDDIVSAVKSYAKSLDAIDYVIQACEKQARAIKASTSKWTMDETGQMKNDSQADDGKPLTPISMEDPKLVDLPHRQPKYMEGHCTMKPFQRYGLNWMRLLHKLDCGGILADDMGLGKTCQVISLMCSVVEDYEKGKMKGDRPWPNLIFVPPSTLANWAAEFKRFAPDINVITYQGPQATRDDIAEEIQDDPEAYHVVLTSYSQLSRPDDISNLRRIQPKIAVFDEGHKMKNPKTKLYRDLLRITADWRLILSGTPVQNNLMEMIALLRFVEPKLFSEHFETLEALFSQKFSLADVSKGAILASERVPRARTILEPFILQRRKEQVLQDMPQKTTRVEYCKMDKTQASIYEDYARRFRKSATSQSSQTVVAEKGRDNDTNNVWIQLRKSAIHPQLFRRYFKDKDVEEMAKVLMKRIPQSELKQPNLGHLTNELKALSDFELHLWCRDYKCIRSFDLPDGSWGECAKVKSLLKLIRGYQKNGDRALVFTRFAKVIEILGECLASEGVEYLSLQGNTDVSERQELINQFNADPTIPVFLLTTGSGGTGINLTAANKVIIFDQSDNPQDDIQAENRAHRLGQTRPVEIVRLISEGTVEELVYKACQKKLELANKVTGWSAGLDAAAGLEMTSGQMEAEVKEMMKKGGTPPSSD
- the TGL3 gene encoding triacylglycerol lipase (EggNog:ENOG503NWZF; COG:I) yields the protein MAFQWFVGLLGAVYTILLSSLFGTGSADSGPDARIRFEEVEQQQQPTGTAGGGKRPNNTRHHHQHHGRGPKLFLLSAWDMLLDVLSFWRQKIITHYTNPTPLTLYLSALHSARTFEQWEEAALNLDTLLGLDLWRNNPVSSHYDFKLINERLVSIEIARETGDVHSLVNLLRSGLVRNLGNITATKLYNRAFAGTKFLIEEYVRAVAEGVEDIGSLPSPGETSAVGYVVDGGRGVPRGGGVARQGHHVSFEDNNGESSTGGEGSSSGREKRQTLSVMTTRGESTAAGGGNGTPKVDWGGLSVASPPGGSHLPEGGRMVATMSTQAKLDFIHDTRQAFGRTALVLQGGAIFGLCHLGVVKALFLRGLLPRIIVGTATGALIAALVAVHSEEELPRVLKGDGIDLSAFAKQGQDPVKHNKGLRESMWSRWATLVRRVRRFRREGYFLDVKVLEECIKSNIGDLTFEEAYHRSKRVLNITVATAGHGGVPTLLNYLTAPNVLIWTAAVASNASTPTFYGHRQTKILCKDSQGNIVPWKPANEVDFNHWTNASYTEQESPLLRIAELFNVNHFIVSQARPYLIPFLQSDMHGPSMVETRNKTMSGMAFIMRMVGLELRHRLRQLDTLQLLPAGIRRFLVDERVPGASMMLVPEVTAGDFVRLMETPTKETLEYWILRGERSVWPAVAALKIRCAVEEELDRAYQVARRLKAGGLRRKTSHMQTPMLGNLENPELGVEQERKERFRAHSASARGSPTA